CGGGGCCGTGGCCAGCAACACGGCCAGGCAGCTCAAGAGCAAGCAATAGCGCTGAAACATAAGCAGAAGGCTTTGGGAAAGAAGAGGGCAATAAAGTAAATTGGGATTCCCCTAGCGCAGCTCGTGGCGCTCGAAGGCGGCTTGCAAATCGGCGCGCATGGCCTGGAAACGGCCGATGGCGGCGGCCAGAAACTCATCGTCGAGCAGTTCGCGGGCCTCGGCGTCGGTGCCGGTGAGCAGGTCCAACTCGGCCACTTTGTAGGTCTGCTCCAGGTTGCCCTGCTCCAGCTTGAGCAGGAATTTGCTGTTCCAGGCCAGGAGCGTAATTTTAACGGCGGGGTGTGGGATGTCGGCGACGTGGCGCATGGCTTAAAAACAAAGCAATAGGGCCCCGAAGGTAACCAGTGGGGCCCCAACCCCGCCGGGGCCCCTGCGTAGAAAACTCGCGGGCGCCGGCTGGCCGGCGCCTAGCCATACATTCACCCTCAACCCGTTACCGCCATGCCCCAGGGAGATAAGTCGAAGTACACCGACAAGCAAAAACGCCAGGCCGCGCACATCGAAGACGGCTATGAGAAGAAAGGCGTACCCGCCGACGAGGCCGAAGCCCGCGCCTGGGCCACCGTGAACAAGCAGGACGGCGGCGGCAAAAAGCCCGGCGGCGCGGGCCGCAAAAAAGCCAGCTAGTCGGCCGGGGGAGGGGGGCTGCTTTGCGTTCACCTGCGGTATGCCAATGCTGCGCGGCAGCCTGGTGGTAGAGGGGCCCCGGGCTCCAAAGGTTTGCGCGGCAAGGTATTATTTTGCCGCTTCATCCTGCCCTGCCGCCTATGTTCACTCGCCAGACCCTGCGCCGCCTCGCCAACGACAACAGCTACCGGCGCGGCGAAGACTACTACGACGAAGGCCAGGTGGAAAAGCTGCGCCGCGAGGGCGCGGGCTTTGCCGCCACCGTGCGCGGCAGCCGCCCCTACCGCGTGGCCCTGCACCGGGGCCCCGCCGGGCCCGAGTTCAGCTGCAATTGCCCTTATGCGTTCGACGGCATCTGCAAGCACAAGGTGGCGCTGGGCCTGGCGGTACTCGACGCCTACGGCGCGGAATTGGACATTCCCAATCCGGCCTCAGCCGCTGCCCCGCCCGTGGCCGACCGAGCCCTGGCTACGGCCATTAAGGCCGCCTGGGCCGACCGCCGCAAGGGCGACAAGCTGCGCTTTCTCAAGCAGGCGCTGGCCAAAAACGATGACCTGGCCCGGCAGTTTCTGGGCTTTGGCCAACCGGCTGCGGCGCCCGCCGACCCGCTGGCCAACCTGCCCGCCCGCCTCACCGACACGCTGGGCGTACTAGATTTTGACGAGGATTTCTGGGAAAACAGCGAGTCTTTTTACGAGGACGACGAGGGCGACGGCTTGCAGGAAGCCGCCGACGAGCTGCTGCGCGACACCCTGGCCCCCTTCGCGGCCGAGCTGCTGCACCTAGCGCGGGGCGGCCAGTTTGTGCCGGCCCTGCGCTACTGGGCCACGGCTTGCGAGGCCCTCTATCAGCTAGAAGAGCCGGCCAGCGACGATTTTGGGCTGTTTGGCGACTATGGGGAAGACGTGCTGCACCAGTGGCACGCCGTGCTGGCCGCCGCCGGCTGGCCCGCTGCGCTGCTGGCCGCCGTGCTGCCGCCCGCCGAGCTAGCCGCCGGCATCGCCTGGCTGGGTGCACATTTGGCCGACCCGCCCGCCCGCTGGCCCGGCTTCGAAGCCAG
This genomic stretch from Hymenobacter sp. PAMC 26628 harbors:
- a CDS encoding SWIM zinc finger family protein, translated to MFTRQTLRRLANDNSYRRGEDYYDEGQVEKLRREGAGFAATVRGSRPYRVALHRGPAGPEFSCNCPYAFDGICKHKVALGLAVLDAYGAELDIPNPASAAAPPVADRALATAIKAAWADRRKGDKLRFLKQALAKNDDLARQFLGFGQPAAAPADPLANLPARLTDTLGVLDFDEDFWENSESFYEDDEGDGLQEAADELLRDTLAPFAAELLHLARGGQFVPALRYWATACEALYQLEEPASDDFGLFGDYGEDVLHQWHAVLAAAGWPAALLAAVLPPAELAAGIAWLGAHLADPPARWPGFEASWQPLLLALAADAAAAPLLPPLLAQAALGPAAEGPLRLRLAQTLADDVAWAETAETLLLTDAAVAQQLLHFYTSQANRPALLRTAATAFATWPDQFGDYVLRTFSSATAPALYRDALRHRAQANHSLPDYALLRPLLSAAEAAAFVQAAVAAAQDRRGSVAFAAQLLAQTGDVAALREFVLGLEWLAVSPPYHTEIAMMALADTDPLPLMLELEIRTRAYLHGRANAKRGAFLYERIGRWLVSLRGTAPRLAEPILRLAQELREEFPTLHGLRDVLRAEGFLPNEPATATGSKARGRRPKQ